A part of Silvimonas soli genomic DNA contains:
- a CDS encoding SixA phosphatase family protein produces the protein MDLILWRHAEAEDGSPDLKRALTRHGQEQARQMARWLTPRLAKQSVRIFASEALRAQQTAAALSSDFLVDARLNPDVRGPADYLDVTGWPAGNEGDITVIVAHQPTIGRLAGLLLTGLDQDLSTRKGAIWWIQRRVRGGAVQYCLRATLSPDLLES, from the coding sequence ATGGATTTGATTTTGTGGCGGCATGCCGAGGCCGAAGATGGCTCACCTGACCTCAAACGCGCACTCACGCGCCATGGTCAGGAGCAAGCCCGGCAGATGGCGCGGTGGTTGACGCCGCGCCTGGCCAAACAATCGGTACGCATCTTCGCCAGCGAGGCCTTGCGGGCCCAGCAAACGGCGGCGGCGCTATCCAGTGACTTTCTGGTAGATGCCCGACTGAACCCGGATGTACGCGGCCCGGCAGATTATCTGGATGTGACTGGCTGGCCAGCCGGTAACGAAGGCGACATCACCGTTATCGTGGCCCATCAGCCTACTATTGGCCGCTTGGCTGGCCTGTTGCTGACCGGCCTGGATCAGGACTTGTCGACCCGCAAAGGCGCAATCTGGTGGATTCAGCGGCGCGTGCGTGGCGGTGCGGTTCAATATTGCTTGCGGGCAACCTTGTCACCGGATTTGCTGGAAAGCTAA
- a CDS encoding heme biosynthesis HemY N-terminal domain-containing protein, protein MRILVWLIALFALAVGVTLFAQVNTGYALLFVPPWRVEISLNVFILLVLITVAVIYAVTRLVRELGGLPVRVKRYRERQAQDASIKLERESRIAFHEGRYQRAERLAGEAFAASRNHEAIAVNGLLAARAAHAMRDFGKRDRYFADLKQKLSPQHLALAMTMAELYLDERRYADADAAIAEARAVSPKLTAAMRLELRLRQREDNPQAILRLCEQLAKTDALDAAQAARIRAQALLSLLASHALAGRELKNWWAKLSAEDKALPQITTAVVDQFAEQGAPTEARSVIEDALGKRWSSELVERYGRLDLPAEDRVGQLQQAEAWLTSHPEDSQLLLTLGRLCRARGLWGKAQNYLEACLAVEKTAVVHAELAELLERLDRHDDAARHYRAALDLALAR, encoded by the coding sequence GTGAGAATTCTGGTCTGGTTGATTGCCCTGTTTGCTTTGGCGGTCGGCGTCACCTTGTTTGCCCAAGTGAACACCGGTTACGCCCTGCTGTTTGTGCCGCCGTGGCGAGTGGAAATCTCGCTCAACGTATTTATCTTGCTGGTACTAATCACCGTGGCCGTGATTTATGCGGTGACACGGCTGGTGCGCGAGCTGGGTGGTTTGCCGGTCCGCGTAAAGCGCTATCGTGAGCGCCAGGCACAAGACGCTTCGATCAAGCTGGAGCGCGAATCACGCATTGCGTTTCATGAAGGCCGCTATCAACGCGCCGAACGCCTGGCGGGAGAAGCGTTTGCCGCCAGCCGCAATCATGAAGCCATTGCCGTCAATGGCCTGCTGGCAGCGCGGGCGGCGCATGCCATGCGTGATTTCGGCAAACGTGATCGCTACTTTGCCGATCTCAAACAAAAGCTGTCGCCGCAGCATCTGGCGCTGGCCATGACCATGGCCGAACTTTACCTGGACGAGCGTCGTTATGCCGATGCCGATGCCGCCATTGCCGAGGCCCGTGCCGTTTCGCCCAAGCTGACCGCCGCCATGCGCCTGGAACTGCGTTTGCGCCAGCGTGAAGACAATCCGCAAGCCATCTTGCGGCTGTGCGAGCAACTGGCCAAGACCGATGCGCTGGACGCGGCCCAGGCTGCACGCATTCGGGCTCAGGCGTTATTGTCGTTGCTGGCCAGCCATGCGTTGGCCGGACGTGAGCTGAAAAACTGGTGGGCCAAACTGTCGGCGGAAGACAAAGCGCTGCCGCAAATTACCACCGCTGTGGTGGATCAATTTGCCGAGCAAGGCGCACCGACCGAAGCACGTTCGGTGATTGAAGATGCGCTGGGCAAACGGTGGTCGAGCGAACTGGTCGAGCGTTATGGTCGGCTGGATTTGCCAGCTGAAGACCGCGTGGGCCAGCTGCAACAAGCCGAAGCGTGGCTCACCTCACATCCGGAAGACAGCCAGTTATTGCTGACGCTGGGCCGTTTGTGCCGGGCGCGTGGCTTGTGGGGCAAGGCGCAAAACTATCTGGAAGCATGTCTGGCCGTTGAAAAAACTGCCGTGGTCCATGCCGAGCTGGCTGAACTGCTGGAGCGGCTGGATCGCCACGATGATGCCGCCCGCCATTACCGCGCTGCGCTGGATCTGGCCCTGGCACGTTAA
- a CDS encoding uroporphyrinogen-III C-methyltransferase, which translates to MNQDQESLSAALTKTPKPRRRFAISQPGVLLAIVAILAAGGVWLHQQHQVDVLKASLAQQVEQQTLRAEQAQAANAAAQLQLHTVQQQIALVSAKEAEAQSQQASLTTMYDALTRTDTQRSLAEIEQNLTYASQQLQLSGSVALALTALDSTDRKLQELNKPELISLRQAVTRDMDRLKTLPALDTVGIAARLNSLIDELDQLPLAVDVNRLPEQPKTVPASSNWAGNFGAELWADLKTLIQIRRMDKPDAALLTANQTFFLRENMKLRLLDARTSLLTRDQNAFRADLVSVSHYLQQYFDETAKPVQQTKATLDELSRISLAQSVPTLDASLAAVRTARQAAERTKP; encoded by the coding sequence ATGAACCAGGACCAAGAATCCCTGTCGGCAGCGCTGACAAAAACGCCAAAGCCGCGCCGCCGCTTTGCCATTTCACAACCGGGTGTGTTGCTCGCTATCGTCGCCATTCTGGCGGCTGGTGGGGTGTGGCTGCATCAACAGCATCAGGTGGATGTGCTCAAGGCCAGCCTGGCGCAGCAAGTTGAACAGCAAACCCTGCGCGCCGAACAAGCGCAAGCGGCCAACGCGGCGGCACAACTGCAACTGCACACTGTGCAGCAGCAAATTGCCCTGGTGTCGGCAAAAGAAGCCGAAGCGCAGAGCCAGCAGGCCTCGCTCACCACCATGTACGACGCGCTCACCCGCACAGACACCCAGCGCTCACTGGCCGAGATTGAACAGAATCTCACCTATGCCAGCCAGCAACTGCAATTGTCCGGCAGCGTTGCGTTGGCGCTGACGGCGCTGGATAGCACCGATCGCAAGCTGCAGGAGCTGAACAAGCCCGAGCTGATTTCACTGCGCCAGGCCGTCACCCGCGATATGGACCGGCTCAAAACCCTGCCCGCACTGGATACCGTTGGCATCGCCGCGCGTTTGAACAGCCTGATTGATGAACTGGACCAATTGCCACTGGCTGTAGACGTAAACCGTCTGCCAGAACAACCCAAGACTGTGCCTGCCAGCTCCAACTGGGCCGGTAACTTTGGCGCCGAATTGTGGGCTGATCTGAAGACGCTGATCCAGATTCGCCGCATGGATAAACCTGATGCCGCGCTGCTGACTGCCAATCAAACCTTCTTCTTGCGCGAAAACATGAAGCTACGTTTGCTGGATGCGCGTACGTCCTTGCTGACGCGTGACCAGAATGCCTTCCGCGCCGATCTGGTTTCGGTCAGCCATTACCTGCAGCAGTATTTTGATGAGACGGCCAAGCCGGTGCAGCAAACCAAGGCGACCCTGGATGAGTTGTCACGGATCTCGCTCGCGCAAAGTGTGCCGACGCTGGATGCCAGCCTTGCCGCTGTCCGCACTGCCCGCCAGGCTGCAGAAAGGACCAAACCGTGA
- a CDS encoding uroporphyrinogen-III synthase — translation MTSLAGKRIWVTRPVTQAQALIALLEAQEAHAVSLPLLEIAPPLDLVALDDALMRLAQLDLAVFVSPSALDAVFARLPGAWPSHVPVAVVGPGSVQRAREYGIADVIAPTARFDSEGLLAEPRLAQLSGQRVMLFRGDGGRDILPQGLQDRGAQLEKIAAYRRLPPAFDAVQLGQQLAAGCDGVIVSSSEAAHYLFTRFGADHIQRLQSLLYFTPHPRIAAALAEHGATQLVATDAGDAGIVTSLCRHFNRTP, via the coding sequence ATGACATCGCTGGCAGGCAAGCGGATCTGGGTCACCCGTCCCGTCACGCAAGCGCAGGCGCTGATTGCACTGTTAGAAGCGCAAGAAGCGCATGCGGTGAGTTTGCCGCTGCTGGAAATCGCCCCGCCGCTTGACCTGGTCGCGCTGGACGACGCACTGATGCGTTTGGCGCAGCTAGACTTGGCGGTGTTTGTCAGCCCTTCGGCGCTGGATGCCGTATTTGCCCGTTTGCCAGGCGCGTGGCCGTCGCATGTGCCGGTCGCGGTGGTCGGGCCGGGCAGTGTGCAGCGGGCGCGCGAGTACGGTATTGCCGATGTCATTGCGCCAACGGCCCGGTTTGATAGTGAAGGCTTGCTGGCGGAACCGCGTCTGGCGCAGCTGAGCGGGCAAAGAGTCATGTTATTCAGAGGCGATGGCGGACGCGATATCTTGCCGCAAGGGTTGCAGGATCGTGGCGCGCAGCTGGAAAAAATCGCGGCTTACCGGCGTTTGCCACCAGCGTTTGACGCCGTCCAGCTGGGCCAGCAACTGGCGGCTGGGTGCGATGGTGTCATTGTTTCCAGCTCCGAAGCCGCCCATTATCTGTTCACCCGATTTGGAGCCGACCACATCCAGCGGCTACAATCCCTTTTATATTTCACGCCGCACCCGCGGATCGCTGCCGCACTGGCAGAACATGGCGCCACGCAATTGGTTGCCACCGACGCGGGTGATGCTGGCATCGTGACTTCGCTGTGCCGTCATTTCAACAGGACGCCATGA
- the hemC gene encoding hydroxymethylbilane synthase produces the protein MTAAAPARLVIATRESPLALWQAHHVRDRLQALYPGLVVELLGMTTQGDRILDRTLNKIGGKGLFVKELETALEEGRADLAVHSMKDVPMVLPEGFDIAAITTREDPFDAFVSNKYSCLADLPDGAVVGTSSLRRESQLRARFPHLVIKPLRGNLGTRLGKLDAGEYDAIILAAAGLKRLGFNQRIRETLSAEDSLPAPGQGALGIEILAGRDDLKALLAPLNDAASAACVKAERSLSRRLGGSCQVPLGAFAEDDDGFLRLRGFVANPDGSDIVYAESNGSRAAADGLGLQVADLLLTEGAAEILTALAAAAQD, from the coding sequence ATGACTGCAGCCGCACCCGCCCGCCTTGTTATTGCCACTCGTGAGAGCCCGCTTGCCTTGTGGCAGGCCCATCACGTTCGTGACCGCCTGCAAGCGTTATATCCCGGTCTGGTCGTGGAGTTGCTGGGCATGACCACTCAGGGCGACCGCATCCTGGATCGCACGCTCAATAAGATCGGCGGCAAGGGCTTGTTCGTTAAAGAACTGGAAACCGCGCTGGAAGAAGGCCGAGCCGACCTGGCTGTGCATTCCATGAAGGATGTGCCGATGGTGTTGCCGGAAGGCTTTGATATCGCGGCCATCACCACGCGTGAAGACCCGTTCGATGCGTTTGTTTCCAACAAATACAGCTGCCTGGCGGATTTGCCCGATGGCGCAGTGGTTGGGACATCCAGCCTGCGTCGGGAAAGCCAGCTGCGCGCGCGCTTTCCGCACTTGGTGATCAAACCGCTGCGCGGCAATCTGGGAACACGTCTGGGCAAACTGGATGCCGGTGAATACGACGCCATCATCCTTGCCGCAGCGGGGCTCAAGCGCCTGGGCTTTAACCAGCGGATTCGCGAAACGCTGAGTGCGGAAGACAGCTTGCCTGCGCCAGGTCAGGGTGCCCTGGGTATTGAGATTCTCGCCGGGCGGGATGATCTGAAAGCGCTGCTGGCGCCGTTGAACGATGCGGCATCTGCCGCGTGTGTGAAGGCTGAACGTTCCCTATCGCGGCGTCTGGGTGGTTCTTGCCAGGTGCCGCTGGGCGCGTTTGCGGAAGATGACGATGGCTTCTTGCGGCTGCGCGGCTTCGTGGCCAATCCGGATGGCAGCGACATTGTTTACGCCGAATCCAATGGCTCACGGGCTGCGGCCGATGGCTTGGGTCTGCAGGTGGCCGATTTGCTGCTGACGGAAGGCGCGGCCGAAATTCTCACCGCGTTGGCCGCTGCGGCCCAAGACTGA
- the polA gene encoding DNA polymerase I yields the protein MPKLLLIDGSSYLYRAFHAIRELSAPDGTPTNAIYGFVNMLRKLRQTTPADYIACVFDAKGKTFRDDIYVEYKANRPSMPDELRVQVEPIHAAVRAFGVPILCIEGVEADDVIGTLAVMACAQGIETIMSTGDKDMAQLVNDCVRIENSMTEEVLDEAGVFNKFNVRPDQIVDYLSLIGDTVDNVPGVPKVGPKTAAKWLAEYQTLDNIVANADKIGGVVGENLRTSLEWLPTAKALVTIKCDVDLTQELPNALPDLTPRAANWVELEALFRRYNFRTWLREAEEKLAAGDTGGDAPANADGVAAPAAGKLERNYEAILTNEQLQNWLAKLNAADVASVDTETTSLDPMQARIVGMSFSVTPGEAAYLPLAHRGTDAPDQLPFDATLALLKPWLESAEHKKLGQNLKYDQHVFTNHGVTLRGITDDTMLMSYVLASHERHNMDDLAERELGETTIKFEDICGKGAKQIGFEEVGVEAATAYAAEDADITLRLAHSLHARLAELPKLDKLYREIEFPVREVLYRMERNGILLDGPKLNKQSHEIGLRLLELEKEAYVLAGQPFNLGSPKQIGEIFFEQLKLPVIKKTPKGAPSTDEDVLQELAKDFPLPKVLLEHRSLSKLKSTYTDKLPLMVNPQTGRVHTSFNQTVAVTGRLSSTDPNLQNIPVRTAEGRKIREAFIAPPGHHLVSADYSQIELRIMAHLSGDAALLKAFAEGQDIHRATAAEVFGVTPLEVSSEQRRYAKTINFGLIYGMSAFGLAQSLEIERSAAQNYIDRYFGRFPGVAAYMERTRAEAKRVGFVETVFGRRLWLPEIKAANPMRRAGAERAAINAPMQGTAADLIKLAMLAVQGWLERDGLASKLVLQVHDELILEVPDAELELVRTELPKVMASVASLKVPLVADTGVGMNWEEAH from the coding sequence ATGCCTAAGCTTTTGCTCATTGATGGTTCGTCTTATCTTTACCGCGCCTTTCACGCGATTCGCGAACTGTCGGCACCGGACGGCACCCCCACCAATGCCATCTACGGTTTTGTGAACATGCTGCGCAAATTGCGCCAGACCACTCCCGCCGATTACATCGCCTGCGTGTTTGATGCCAAGGGCAAAACGTTTCGCGACGATATTTACGTCGAATACAAAGCCAACCGCCCGTCGATGCCCGACGAGTTGCGAGTGCAGGTAGAACCCATACACGCGGCAGTGCGCGCTTTTGGTGTGCCAATTTTGTGTATTGAAGGCGTGGAGGCCGACGATGTGATCGGCACATTGGCCGTCATGGCGTGTGCTCAAGGTATTGAAACCATCATGTCTACCGGCGACAAAGACATGGCGCAGCTGGTCAATGATTGCGTGCGCATCGAAAACTCGATGACCGAAGAAGTGCTGGATGAAGCCGGTGTCTTCAACAAATTCAACGTGCGCCCGGATCAGATCGTTGACTACCTTTCGCTGATTGGCGATACCGTCGACAACGTGCCGGGCGTGCCTAAAGTCGGCCCGAAGACTGCCGCCAAGTGGCTGGCCGAATACCAGACGCTGGATAACATCGTCGCCAACGCCGACAAAATTGGCGGCGTGGTCGGTGAGAACCTGCGCACTTCGCTGGAGTGGCTGCCCACAGCCAAAGCGCTGGTCACCATCAAATGCGATGTCGATCTGACCCAGGAATTGCCCAACGCGCTGCCCGATCTGACGCCGCGTGCGGCCAACTGGGTAGAACTGGAAGCGCTGTTCCGTCGCTATAACTTCCGTACCTGGTTGCGTGAGGCTGAAGAAAAGCTGGCAGCGGGCGACACGGGCGGTGATGCACCGGCAAACGCGGACGGCGTTGCGGCACCAGCCGCTGGCAAGCTGGAACGCAACTACGAAGCCATTCTGACCAACGAACAATTGCAAAACTGGCTGGCCAAACTGAACGCTGCTGACGTGGCCTCGGTCGATACCGAAACCACCAGCCTTGATCCGATGCAGGCACGCATCGTTGGCATGTCGTTCTCGGTCACGCCGGGCGAAGCGGCGTATCTGCCGCTGGCGCATCGCGGCACCGACGCGCCCGATCAACTGCCGTTTGATGCCACGCTGGCGCTGCTCAAGCCGTGGCTGGAATCGGCTGAACACAAGAAGCTTGGCCAGAACCTCAAGTACGACCAACACGTATTTACCAATCACGGCGTAACGTTGCGTGGCATTACCGATGACACCATGCTGATGTCCTACGTGCTGGCCAGCCACGAACGCCACAATATGGACGACCTGGCCGAACGTGAGCTGGGCGAAACCACCATCAAGTTTGAAGACATCTGCGGCAAAGGTGCCAAACAGATTGGCTTTGAAGAAGTCGGCGTTGAAGCCGCCACGGCCTACGCAGCAGAAGATGCCGACATCACTTTGCGGCTGGCACATTCGCTGCACGCGCGGCTGGCCGAGTTGCCCAAACTGGACAAGCTCTACCGCGAAATCGAGTTCCCGGTGCGCGAAGTACTGTACCGCATGGAGCGCAACGGCATTTTGCTGGATGGCCCCAAGCTCAATAAACAGAGCCATGAAATCGGCCTGCGTTTGCTGGAACTGGAAAAAGAAGCCTACGTGCTGGCTGGGCAGCCGTTCAATCTGGGCAGCCCCAAGCAGATTGGCGAGATTTTCTTTGAGCAACTGAAGCTGCCTGTCATCAAGAAAACCCCCAAAGGCGCACCGTCGACCGATGAAGATGTGCTGCAAGAGCTGGCCAAGGATTTTCCGCTGCCCAAGGTGCTGCTGGAGCATCGCTCGCTGTCCAAGCTCAAATCCACCTACACCGACAAACTGCCGTTGATGGTGAACCCGCAAACCGGGCGCGTGCATACCAGCTTTAACCAGACGGTGGCGGTCACCGGGCGGCTGAGTTCTACCGATCCCAATCTGCAGAATATTCCGGTGCGCACGGCAGAGGGTCGCAAGATTCGCGAGGCATTTATTGCGCCGCCGGGTCATCACCTGGTTTCGGCCGATTACTCGCAAATTGAATTGCGCATCATGGCGCATTTATCGGGTGATGCCGCACTGCTCAAGGCCTTTGCGGAAGGACAGGATATTCACCGCGCCACCGCTGCCGAGGTGTTTGGCGTGACGCCGCTGGAAGTCAGTTCCGAACAACGTCGCTACGCCAAGACCATCAACTTTGGCCTGATTTACGGTATGAGCGCGTTTGGCCTGGCGCAATCGCTGGAAATCGAACGCAGCGCGGCGCAGAACTATATTGATCGCTACTTTGGTCGCTTCCCGGGCGTGGCGGCGTATATGGAACGCACTCGCGCTGAAGCCAAGCGCGTCGGTTTTGTTGAAACGGTGTTTGGTCGCCGCTTGTGGCTGCCGGAAATCAAAGCGGCTAATCCGATGCGCCGCGCCGGGGCTGAACGCGCCGCAATTAATGCGCCAATGCAAGGTACAGCGGCCGACCTGATCAAACTGGCCATGTTGGCGGTGCAAGGCTGGCTGGAGCGCGATGGCTTGGCATCAAAACTGGTGCTTCAGGTGCACGATGAGCTGATCCTGGAAGTGCCAGATGCCGAACTGGAGCTGGTCCGCACCGAATTGCCGAAAGTGATGGCCAGTGTCGCCAGCCTGAAAGTGCCGCTGGTGGCCGATACAGGGGTAGGTATGAACTGGGAAGAAGCACACTAA
- a CDS encoding TIGR00730 family Rossman fold protein, which translates to MSLKDKVPTLVESAVHADIHAWRARESWRVFEIMAEFVEAAERLQPIQPAVSIFGSARIPPDHPYYKLTEQVARLLSDAGFSVISGGGPGIMEAANKGAFYGKSPSVGLNIQLPHEQGGNPYQDVSQSFRHFFARKVMFVKHATAYVVMPGGFGTLDELTEALTLIQTGKSRKIPIILVGAAFWSGLVDWFRTTLVNEKMIAAADMHLIQLIDDPAAIVTAIFDYYETRGFEMSPAEREMQFSL; encoded by the coding sequence ATGAGCCTCAAAGATAAAGTGCCCACACTGGTTGAGAGCGCAGTTCACGCCGACATTCATGCATGGCGCGCGCGCGAATCATGGCGCGTATTCGAAATCATGGCAGAGTTTGTCGAAGCCGCCGAAAGGCTGCAACCGATACAGCCTGCGGTGTCGATCTTTGGCTCTGCCCGCATCCCGCCAGATCATCCGTATTATAAGCTGACCGAGCAAGTTGCCCGTTTGCTATCGGATGCCGGTTTTTCGGTGATCTCCGGTGGCGGCCCAGGCATTATGGAGGCGGCCAATAAAGGCGCGTTTTACGGCAAAAGCCCATCGGTGGGCCTCAATATCCAGCTGCCTCACGAACAAGGCGGCAATCCCTATCAGGATGTCAGCCAGAGTTTTCGGCACTTTTTCGCCCGCAAAGTCATGTTCGTGAAACACGCTACAGCGTATGTTGTGATGCCCGGCGGGTTTGGCACGCTGGACGAACTCACCGAAGCGCTCACTCTCATTCAGACTGGCAAGTCACGCAAGATTCCGATCATTCTGGTCGGTGCCGCGTTTTGGAGTGGCTTGGTGGATTGGTTCCGCACCACGCTGGTTAACGAAAAAATGATCGCCGCCGCCGATATGCACCTGATTCAGTTGATTGATGACCCGGCTGCCATTGTGACGGCTATCTTTGATTATTACGAAACGCGCGGCTTTGAGATGTCGCCGGCTGAACGCGAAATGCAATTCAGCCTCTAA
- a CDS encoding DUF2782 domain-containing protein — MRFTTLFAGLMLVAGLAQAAAPDNNREPEGPPPPPMPATDSPAAPEPEVTIVEKADATISEYRMKGKLYMMRVVPKVGAPYYLIDREGNGRFSQLADNGGDNLSPPRWVLLEW; from the coding sequence ATGCGTTTCACTACCCTGTTTGCCGGCTTGATGCTGGTGGCAGGCCTGGCTCAGGCTGCCGCCCCCGACAACAACCGCGAGCCGGAAGGCCCACCGCCGCCGCCGATGCCCGCAACCGATTCGCCAGCGGCACCCGAACCCGAAGTGACCATCGTTGAAAAAGCCGATGCCACCATTTCCGAGTACCGCATGAAGGGCAAGCTGTACATGATGCGCGTGGTGCCCAAGGTGGGCGCGCCGTATTACCTGATTGATCGCGAAGGCAATGGCCGCTTCTCGCAACTGGCCGATAATGGCGGCGATAACCTGTCCCCGCCACGCTGGGTTTTGCTGGAGTGGTAA
- a CDS encoding homoserine kinase, whose translation MSVFTTVTPDDLAPFLKRYSIGQLVELKGIAAGVTNTNYFVTTTHGRYVLTLFETLQAEELPFYVNLLAHLAHHGIAVAAPIANLDDQYIDTLNGRPTLLVTCVSGGVAETPNEAQCAQVGEMLAQMHLASRSYGGYMKNPRGVQWWADTAAAVDEFLAPADAALLRAEVALQQSQDYRSLPAGVVHADLFRDNVLMDGDRVGGFIDFYYACNDALLYDVAIALNDWCALADGEIDPVRARALLRGYQGVRPFVAEEIAAWPVMLRGAALRFWTSRLLDFYKPAAGEMTFAKDPTHFQRVIQQHTGRQDFWLN comes from the coding sequence ATGTCTGTATTCACCACCGTTACGCCGGATGACCTGGCGCCATTTCTGAAACGCTATTCGATCGGGCAATTGGTCGAACTCAAAGGCATTGCGGCCGGGGTGACCAATACCAATTATTTCGTCACCACCACGCATGGCCGTTACGTATTGACGCTGTTCGAGACGCTGCAAGCCGAAGAGTTGCCGTTTTACGTCAATCTGCTGGCGCATTTGGCGCATCACGGCATTGCCGTGGCCGCGCCGATCGCCAATCTGGACGATCAATATATCGATACGCTCAATGGCCGCCCCACCTTGCTGGTGACCTGCGTATCCGGTGGCGTAGCCGAAACCCCCAATGAAGCCCAGTGCGCCCAAGTCGGCGAAATGCTGGCGCAAATGCATCTGGCCAGCCGCAGCTATGGCGGCTACATGAAAAACCCGCGCGGCGTGCAATGGTGGGCCGATACCGCTGCGGCTGTTGATGAATTCCTTGCCCCGGCCGACGCTGCACTGCTGCGCGCTGAAGTGGCGCTGCAACAGTCACAGGACTATCGCAGCTTGCCCGCTGGCGTGGTGCATGCCGATCTGTTCCGCGACAACGTATTGATGGATGGCGATCGGGTTGGCGGCTTTATCGACTTTTACTACGCGTGCAATGACGCCCTGTTATACGACGTCGCCATTGCACTGAATGATTGGTGCGCGCTGGCCGATGGCGAAATCGACCCAGTACGCGCCCGTGCCTTGCTGCGCGGTTATCAGGGTGTGCGGCCGTTTGTGGCAGAAGAAATCGCCGCGTGGCCCGTTATGCTGCGCGGCGCTGCGCTGCGCTTCTGGACGTCCCGACTGCTTGATTTCTACAAACCCGCTGCCGGTGAAATGACCTTCGCCAAAGATCCGACACACTTCCAGCGGGTGATTCAGCAGCACACCGGGCGCCAGGATTTCTGGCTCAATTGA
- a CDS encoding sigma-70 family RNA polymerase sigma factor has product MSFSESLHQLRPDLLRYARYQLGDDTTAEDVVQETLLAALEKPDSYSGQSSLRTWVTAILKFKVIDAQRRRYRDPVLVNPHLDEENDLSDFDNMFDRTGHWGSDGPRHWAHPDASLQDKQFWSTFEACRKNMPARTALVFCLREITGLEIETICQQLEITATNCSVLLYRARMALRLCLQKNWFDEATE; this is encoded by the coding sequence ATGTCATTTTCAGAATCGCTCCACCAGTTGCGCCCAGACCTGTTGCGCTACGCCCGCTATCAACTGGGCGACGACACAACCGCCGAGGATGTCGTCCAGGAAACGTTGCTGGCCGCGCTGGAAAAACCTGACTCGTACAGCGGGCAATCCAGCCTGCGTACCTGGGTTACAGCTATTCTCAAGTTCAAGGTGATCGACGCCCAACGCCGCCGGTATCGCGACCCGGTGCTGGTCAATCCGCATCTGGATGAAGAAAACGATCTCTCTGATTTCGACAATATGTTTGATCGCACCGGCCACTGGGGCAGCGATGGCCCGCGCCACTGGGCGCATCCGGACGCCAGCTTGCAGGACAAACAGTTCTGGAGCACGTTTGAGGCCTGCCGCAAGAACATGCCCGCCCGTACGGCGTTGGTGTTCTGTTTGCGAGAAATTACCGGTCTTGAGATTGAAACAATCTGTCAGCAATTAGAGATCACCGCGACTAACTGTTCTGTACTGCTTTATCGCGCCCGCATGGCGTTGCGGTTGTGCTTGCAGAAAAACTGGTTTGACGAGGCCACCGAATGA
- a CDS encoding zf-HC2 domain-containing protein — translation MLGACKQASRLLSKAQDLPLTFGERLQLRFHLSLCDKCRNFSRQLQMLRRIARQGSERTESDPTL, via the coding sequence ATGCTGGGAGCCTGCAAACAGGCCAGCCGCCTGCTGTCCAAAGCGCAAGACTTGCCACTGACTTTTGGCGAGCGGCTGCAGCTGCGCTTTCATCTGAGCCTGTGCGACAAATGCCGCAATTTCTCGCGCCAGCTGCAAATGCTGCGCCGTATCGCCCGCCAGGGTAGCGAGCGGACCGAGTCTGACCCTACGTTATAA